In Salmo trutta unplaced genomic scaffold, fSalTru1.1, whole genome shotgun sequence, a single window of DNA contains:
- the LOC115184200 gene encoding E3 ubiquitin-protein ligase RBBP6 gives MSCVHYKFSSKLNYDTVTFDGVNITLSDLKRQIMGRERLKAVDCGLQITNAQTKEEYKDDEALISKNSSVIIRRIPIGGVKATSKTYNIDRSSEHNLPVQNYPVGSSKAIDDHAASISLAQLSKTANLAEANASEEDKIRAMMSQSNHEYDPIHYVKKLTGPPPANYTCYRCGKNGHHIRNCPTNGKEKGFEPPQRIKKSTGIPRSFMKEVDDPSIKGAMLTNTGRYAVPTIDAEAYALGKKERPPFVPRDRSSSEEDEDPVPDELLCLLCKDLMTDAVVIPCCGNSYCDDCIRTSLLESEEHVCPTCSQSDVSPDALIANKFLRQAVNNFKNETGYTNRMMMRVAQPLVVPTPPLQPIRSQQDPLMPRPPALDTPPLAQQQQQQVGPPLRVGNHNNSSHMAAGSSYNSTGPSPQHPTNHNNTLIITKEPESGGVQPVVVSADPPLAKGYRVPVMGQPQSDGHSSLQRTGPPPRLPEGPVHWDRYSPSGRGRNHSDRAPPSQPPPPSNVPPPLYNPPSIFSSPLPHPPGVIPPHYPPPHFPPGQQPPSNFSLPPPGYPPTPGVTNPPWAPPNTQPPLTGKPIPSSFLSKDEFYRQQKRLKDNSHCRYGNREKSKLDEFTNDFAKELLEYRKIQKERRRSYSRSRSSYSSSSYSKSRSRSYSRSSSRSRSRSRSRSRSRSRSYSRSSPYSRRRGRPRGYRSRSRGYRRSRSPPPFRDRDGAGRGRGRGRGYRSRSKSPGQGGYRTHTPPPTSSRKPVVAGPSPEGERKYPGRIRERDREPAAYDRGPEHNDPYERERYREWEKEYREWYEKYFKNYNSHDPPPPNNPPPYRGRPAFSFAPAPVPPQAGRDRDPFNPPPPSDFYPSPRHRLGRGSSPFSRERRRGEDYPPPSSNPSPRGRNQPMTYQEKCAEQFGNLPVTRSANQDPQTPLKVAKGDRDPSSSVAATSDLKEQKHRKRRKTEQGKEAGEAFSASDSTDDARKEEEEERTRSTPVGSSSHDDSTPVRDEPIDSGDSDLVPPDKADRWTRDVKEKEVRRKVYKGRPDSRAARKDSSSKSWKTARDRDVETDQDKTGTARDKTTPAGTAYQETSLTEPAVKRVRDESIPFQPDSSTSPRREVELISPAPLASAPKRPPPKPHPDSFKPVRTDPNRFKPVRTDPDQFNTVRTDLNQFKPVRTSPDQFKPVKTDPDQFNTVRTDLNQFKPVRTDPDQFKPFRIDLNQFNTVRTDPDQFKPVRTDPNQFKPVRTDLDHSRPAKEEQRGKRDPGVRQDRGSGREDKPRREADNRLGREQERASGKTPDTKSEKRRRKEEEEEEGKQRKTRKEERSMSDKEMDVPQIKSPRVELTDTVKTCNLKRDVEKETEREDERASVRPPTERGMKGGETQRKIKTNREEGRRTAGVVSVAGGTEAANQSSCIKGSKAKRNRKVQASDGPGTVVDYTSTSPPGGGSPVCGDGADGRADQRKTVVKTLEEYTNNISTPADGHIVLIQVPRSKWEKEDYESEEEEGGVRVQLLRPLLAPSLPFPPGPHVAVTTETEAGRWKERDCTFPKPERTMSPSSGRDREDGLQDRKHSGDHIPTEKDREMERERDRLKEKVRERDTERDRERGKERDREREHSRASDKDMDRPRKILSSSQRPERERREREGERTGERGSDHSSEKSSSQRPGREREGERTGERGSDHSSEKSSSQRPGREREGERTGERGSDHSSEKSSSQRPERERREREGERTGERTGERGSDHSSEKSSSQRPERERREGERTGERGSDHSSEKSSSQRPERERREGERTGERGSDHISEKSSSSSSHSRSRDRKPFSSSRDHKATTDRRPPDPRTRKQRDHKQRDHHHKHKDNNDHNSSTVDRNTDSTDCRPPGDHQETTREHRELGGASPVSKSDLPPSDPSSSSSTQRSQGGSEPTRPSESSPGRDTTQDIYPSPQVSGSMENQPGRGKAEGEEPRAERSSAGRQSQQASLGTLEKEMSGGKPQQHPASLLQPPRPDNRAGVPRAVRERERKKEREWQMQKMREKMEKEREEEREKRVDREKERERRERGVDREKERERGVDREKERETEHPKAKPPPSVPYSKPPSDLVRETDEAAFEPDYSEGEISEGEDRGEEEEEGEKKVGGQRAVEGERAVHGGSSSRSRSSSASSVGSLGNKKHKKKKDKKQKKKQKKKDRKQKRLEAEEGEIAGLKHKHKKKKNKEKEDNNREEEEERRGEDQTVSVAL, from the exons ATTGATGATCATGCTGCATCTATATCACTGGCCCAACTCTCAAAG ACGGCGAACCTGGCGGAGGCCAACGCCTCGGAGGAGGACAAGATCAGAGCCATGATGTCACAGTCCAACCACGAGTACGACCCCATACA TTATGTGAAGAAGTTGACGGGTCCCCCTCCAGCCAACTACACCTGTTATCGCTGTGGGAAGAACGGACACCACATCAGGAACTGTCCTACCAACGGG aaggaGAAAGGGTTTGAGCCGCCCCAGAGGATCAAGAAGAGCACCGGAATCCCCCGCTCCTTCATGAAGGAGGTGGACGACCCGTCGATAAAAGGAGCCATGTTGACCAACACCGGACGCTACGCCGTCCCTACTATAGACGC TGAGGCCTACGCTTTAGGTAAGAAGGAGAGGCCTCCGTTCGTCCCCAGGGACCGGTCCAGTTCGGAGGAGGACGAGGATCCGGTCCCTGATGAGCTGCTCTGTCTGCTGTGTAAAGACCTGATGACTGACGCTGTGGTCATACCCTGCTGCGGCAACTCCTACTGCGACGACT gtatCCGTACGTCTCTGCTGGAGTCAGAGGAACATGTGTGTCCCACCTGTAGCCAATCGGATGTCTCCCCTGACGCCCTCATAGCCAATAAATTCCTACGCCAG gcGGTAAATAACTTTAAGAACGAGACCGGTTACACCAACCGCATGATGATGAGAGTAGCCCAGCCCCTCGTcgtccccacccctcctctccagcctatCAGGAGCCAGCAGGACCCTCTCATGCCCCGCCCTCCAGCCTTAGACACGCCACCATTggctcagcagcagcagcagcaggttgGCCCGCCCCTCAG AGTCGGGAACCATAATAACTCCTCCCACATGGCTGCTGGCTCCTCCTATAACTCAACGGGGCCCTCCCCTCAGCACCCAACCAATCACAACAACACGCTTATTATAACAAA agagccagagagtggAGGAGTTCAGCCTGTGGTGGTCTCAGCCGACCCCCCTCTAGCCAAg GGATATCGTGTTCCAGTGATGGGCCAACCCCAGTCTGACGGTCACTCCTCCCTGCAGAGGACAG GTCCTCCTCCCAGACTTCCTGAAGGACCAGTCCATTGGGACagatacag cccctcAGGTCGTGGCAGGAACCATAGCGACCGCgcccctccctcccagcctccgCCGCCCTCCAACGTGCCACCCCCTCTCTACAACCCTCCCTCCattttctcctcccctctcccccatcccccaGGTGTCATACCCCCCCACTACCCGCCTCCCCACTTCCCCCCGGGGCAACAGCCCCCCTCGAACTTCTCCCTGCCCCCTCCTGGCTACCCCCCCACCCCAGGAGTCACCAACCCCCCCTGGGCGCCCCCCAACACCCAGCCCCCCCTCACCGGGAAGCCAAtcccctcttccttcctgtccAAGGATGAGTTCTACAGACAACAGAAGAGGCTTAAGGATAA CTCCCACTGTCGCTACGGTAACCGGGAAAAGTCCAAGCTGGATGAGTTCACGAACGACTTCGCCAAAGAGCTGCTGGAGTACAGAAAGatccagaaggagaggagacggtcttattccag gtccaggTCTTCCTACAGTAGCTCATCCTACTCCAAATCCCGTTCTCGTTCATACTCCCGTTCCTCCAGTCGTTCCAGATCCCGTTCCAGGTCTCGTTCCAGATCCCGTTCCAGGTCTTACTCCCGCTCCTCTCCGTACTCCCGCCGCCGCGGACGACCTCGCGGCTACCGCTCCCGTTCCCGTGGCTATCGCCGATCGCGCTCGCCGCCGCCTTTCAGGGACCGAGACGGTGCGGGACGTGGTAGAGGACGGGGACGAGGTTACCGGTCACGCTCTAAATCACCTGGCCAAGGTGGGTACCGAACCCACACTCCTCCACCCACAAGCTCCAGGAAACCTGTCGTCGCTGGTCCGTCACCGGAAGGTGAGAGGAAATACCCGGGCCGGATCCGGGAGAGGGATCGGGAGCCGGCGGCGTACGACCGTGGTCCAGAACACAATGACCCGTACGAGAGGGAGAGGTACCGGGAGTGGGAGAAGGAGTACAGAGAATGGTACGAGAAATACTTCAAAAACTACAACTCCCACGACCCTCCTCCTCCCAATAACCCCCCTCCCTACAGGGGTCGACCCGCCTTTAGTTTCGCCCCCGCCCCTGTGCCACCCCAAGCCGGACGAGACAGAGACCCCTTcaaccctcctccaccctctgacTTTTACCCCTCCCCTCGACACCGCCTGGGCCGTGGATCTTCCCCCTTCAGCCGTGAGAGGAGGCGAGGTGAAGactatccccctccctcctcaaaCCCTTCCCCCAGGGGCAGGAACCAGCCAATGACTTACCAGGAGAAGTGTGCCGAGCAGTTTGGTAATCTGCCGGTGACCCGGTCAGCCAATCAGGATCCTCAGACGCCGCTGAAGGTCGCTAAGGGTGACAGAGATCCGTCGTCGAGCGTCGCCGCGACCTCCGACCTGAAAGAGCAGAAgcacaggaagaggaggaagactgAGCAAGGGAAAGAGGCAGGGGAGGCCTTCAGTGCATCGGACTCTACGGACGACGCtcggaaagaggaggaggaggagagaaccaGGAGTACTCCCGTTGGTTCGTCAAGCCATGATGACTCCACCCCCGTACGGGACGAGCCAATAGACAGCGGCGACTCAGACTTAGTCCCCCCGGACAAAGCGGATAGGTGGACCAGGGACGTTAAGGAGAAGGAAGTGAGGAGAAAGGTGTATAAAGGCAGACCGGATTCCAGAGCAGCGAGGAAAGACTCGTCGTCCAAGAGCTGGAAGACCGCCAGAGATAGAGACGTAGAGACGGACCAGGACAAGACCGGTACAGCCCGGGATAAGACCACCCCAGCCGGAACGGCCTACCAGGAGACTTCTCTAACAGAACCGGCAGTCAAACGGGTCAGAGATGAATCTATTCCCTTCCAACCAGACTCTTCCACTTCCCCCCGAAGAGAGGTGGAACTCATATCCCCTGCACCTCTAGCATCAGCTCCCAAACGACCTCCTCCTAAACCCCACCCAGACTCATTCAAACCGGTTAGAACTGACCCAAACCGGTTTAAACCTGTCAGAACCGACCCAGACCAGTTCAACACAGTTAGAACTGACCTAAACCAGTTTAAACCAGTTAGAACCAGCCCAGACCAGTTTAAACCAGTTAAAACAGACCCAGACCAGTTCAACACAGTTAGAACTGACCTAAACCAGTTTAAACCAGTTAGAACCGACCCAGACCAGTTTAAACCGTTCAGAATCGACCTAAACCAGTTCAACACAGTTAGAACCGACCCAGACCAGTTTAAACCAGTTAGAACCGACCCAAACCAGTTTAAACCTGTCAGAACAGACCTGGACCATTCCAGACCAGCcaaggaggagcagagagggaagagagatccAGGGGTTCGGCAGGACAGGGGCTCGGGGAGAGAGGACAAGCCCAGGAGAGAGGCTGACAACAGGCTGggtagagagcaggagagagcctCTGGCAAAACTCCAGACACCAAAtctgagaagaggaggaggaaggaggaggaggaggaagaggggaaacagaggaaaacaagaaaggaagagaggagtATGTCTGATAAAGAGATGGACGTGCCCCAAATCAAATCTCCCAGAGTGGAGCTCACCGACACCGTAAAAACCTGCAACCTCAAACGTGACGTAGAGAAAGAGACGgaaagagaggacgagagagCTTCCGTAAGGCCTCCGACggagagggggatgaaaggaGGAGAAACTCAGAGGAAGATCAAGACCAAcagagaagaagggaggaggaccGCTGGGGTTGTGAGCGTGGCCGGAGGAACAGAGGCAGCCAATCAGAGCAGCTGTATAAAGGGAAGCAAAGCCAAGAGGAACCGTAAGGTCCAAGCGTCCGACGGACCAGGAACAGTAGTGGACTACACCAG CACCAGTCCTCCAGGGGGCGGGAGTCCTGTGTGTGGTGATGGAGCAGACGGCAGAGCAGATCAGAGGAAGACTGTCGTTAAAACACTGGAGGAATACACCAACAACATCTCGACACCTGCTGACGGCCATATTGTACTCATACAG gtcCCTCGCTCCAAGTGGGAGAAGGAGGACTACGAAtcggaggaagaggaaggaggggtCAGGGTTCAACTACTCCGCCCCTTGctcgccccctccctccctttccccccaGGACCCCACGTCGCCGTGACAACGGAGACGGAGGCAGGGCGATGGAAAGAGAGGGACTGTACCTTTCCCAAGCCAGAGAGAACTATGTCTCCCTCTAGTGGCAGAGACAGAGAAGACGGCCTGCAGGATAGGAAACACTCCGGAGACCACATACCtactgagaaagacagagagatggagagagagagagatcggttAAAGGAAAAGGTGAGGGAGAGGGATACAGAACGGGACAGAGAgcgggggaaagagagagatagagagagggaacacagcCGCGCTTCTGACAAAGATATGGACAGACCGAGAAagattctctcttcctctcagcggccggagagagagaggagagagagagaaggagagaggactggggagagagggagcgaccaCAGCAGTGAGAAGAGCTCCTCTCAGCgtccggggagagagagagaaggagagaggactggggagagagggagcgaccaCAGCAGTGAGAAGAGCTCCTCTCAGCgtccggggagagagagagaaggagagaggactggggagagagggagcgaccaCAGCAGTGAGAAGAGCTCGTCTCAGCgtccggagagagagaggagagagagagaaggagagaggactggagagaggactggagagagagggagcgaccaCAGCAGTGAGAAGAGCTCCTCTCAGCGGccggagcgagagaggagagaaggagagaggactggagagagagggagcgaccaCAGCAGTGAGAAGAGCTCCTCTCAGCGGccggagcgagagaggagagaaggagagaggactggagagagagggagcgaccaCATCAGTGAGAAGAGTTCCTCTTCCTCATCACACTCTCGCTCACGGGATCGTAAACCTTTTTCTTCTTCCAGAGACCACAAAGCAACTACTGACCGTAGACCACCGGACCCCAGAACCAGGAAGCAGAGAGACCACAAGCAGAGAGACCACCACCACAAACATAAAGACAACAACGACCACAACTCCTCCACTGTTGACCGTAACACCGACTCTACTGACTGTAGACCACCAGGAGACCACCAGGAGACCACCAGAGAACACAGAGAGCTAGGCGGTGCCTCGCCCGTCTCCAAGAGCGACCTACCCCCATCTgacccttcctcttcctcctccactcagaGATCTCAGGGAGGGTCTGAGCCCACCAGACCCAGCGAGAGCAGCCCTGGCAGGGACACGACGCAGGATATATACCCTTCTCCTCAGGTCTCCGGCTCCATGGAGAACCAGCCCGGGAGGGGAAAGGCTGAGGGAGAAGAGCCCAGAGCAGAGCGCTCCTCGGCGGGGAGACAGAGCCAGCAGGCCAGCCTAGGAACCCTAGAGAAGGAGATGAGTGGTGGAAAACCCCAACAACACCCGGCCTCACTCCTACAGCCCCCCAGGCCTGACAACAGGGCAGGGGTGCCCAgagctgtcagagagagagagagaaagaaagagagagagtggcagatgCAAAAGATGAGGGAgaagatggagaaggagagagaggaggagagagagaaaagggtggatagggagaaggagagagagaga agagagagaggggtggatagggagaaggagagagagagaggggtcgatagggagaaggagagagagacagagcacccTAAAGCCAAACCTCCTCCCTCGGTCCCTTATTCCAAACCTCCTTCTGACCtggtcagagagacagatgaggCAGCCTTCGAACCTGACTACAGCGAGGGAGAGATCtcagagggggaggacaggggggaggaggaggaggaaggagagaaaaaaGTGGGCGGACAGCGAGCGGTGGAGGGAGAGCGAGCGGTGCATgggggcagcagcagcagaagtcGTAGCAGCAGCGCCAGCTCTGTCGGTAGCCTGGGCAACAAGAAACACAAGAAGAAGaaagataaaaaacagaagaagaaaCAGAAGAAGAAAGACAGAAAGCAGAAGAGACTGGAGGCTGAGGAAGGAGAGATCGCAGGACTGAAACACAaacacaagaagaagaagaacaaggaGAAAGAGGACAATaacagagaagaagaggaggagagaagaggcgaAGACCAAACGGTTAGCGTAGCCTTATGA